The following coding sequences lie in one Phragmites australis chromosome 8, lpPhrAust1.1, whole genome shotgun sequence genomic window:
- the LOC133925881 gene encoding ankyrin repeat-containing protein At5g02620-like, translating to MGSRNPPLSHEKKANDERVLQELVVAKRPELLRAACSGNSDWLKNFLKKEDRGAAVAREREVAIHLETPRRSTSQVPPRAATKGASALHVVAAGGDQSGYLEMAKVISSKYKELLVSCNEDGDTPLHCAARAGNVAMVSLLIELATGGDERKTMLRMQNKRGETALHEAVRFGDSTGICMVKALMSEDKELARVVANDGTSPLYLATSLHHRSIATELIAQDKKLAYSGPHGQNALHTAVLHSKNMTKELLRWNKDLTKELDISGSTPMHFAASADDPSLDFFLFVFMARTLEFYSYGIYFGPAKCLVKFYGWLMLPLYQLVQSDPSSAFQPDIDGLFPLHVAASAGNLVAVIILLTECAGCAGLLDSQGRTFLHTAVEKKRSTIVKFVCMRPDFKSILNVQDNQGNTALHLAVLGGDLCIFQALMKNRYVRLNLPNEEGNTPMDLSESKAPSGFYFGMHAQRRILGTLTFANAQNGNCRRDRFKEKLVLKLDKDGESKKITEFAQIVGICSVLVATATFAAVFTMPGGFRSDESRGNLKLAGAPMPGGPELTGTPIMAGKYAFDGFVIANTIAFSCSTIATFSLVYCGTAAVDIEKRIKLVSFSLALLNGSARSFCAAFAFALYLLLSPVARATAIATCAMTALVLLDALRFLWLLFVDAAIVLNRKVGAAPLLKFGTAFIVNMVYLFWPYIVLFGLLGNHGNSIARPLTHLLGYV from the exons ATGGGTTCAAGAAACCCGCCTCTCAGCCATGAGAAGAAAGCCAACGACGAGCGTGTACTGCAAGAGCTCGTTGTGGCCAAGCGGCCCGAGCTGCTAAGGGCCGCATGCTCCGGTAACTCAGATTGGCTAAAGAATTTTCTCAAAAAGGAAGACAGAGGAGCGGCGGTGGCCCGCGAACGCGAAGTTGCCATTCATTTGGAGACTCCCCGGCGGTCTACGTCGCAGGTCCCACCGAGAGCTGCCACCAAGGGGGCCTCTGCACTCCATGTGGTGGCGGCCGGTGGGGACCAATCAGGGTACTTGGAGATGGctaaggtcatctccagcaAGTACAAGGAGCTGCTTGTCTCGTGCAACGAAGACGGAGATACGCCGCTGCACTGTGCCGCGCGGGCTGGGAACGTTGCAATGGTCTCCCTCCTTATTGAGCTGGCTACCGGTGGCGACGAGAGGAAGACCATGTTGAGGATGCAGAACAAGCGCGGGGAGACGGCCCTGCACGAGGCGGTCCGCTTTGGCGACAGTACGGGTATATGTATGGTCAAAGCATTGATGTCCGAGGACAAGGAGTTGGCCCGTGTGGTTGCCAATGATGGTACATCGCCATTGTACCTGGCCACCTCGCTGCATCATCGCTCTATTGCTACTGAGTTGATTGCTCAGGACAAGAAGCTGGCGTACTCCGGCCCACATGGACAGAATGCCTTACATACTGCTGTTCTCCACAGCAAAA ACATGACAAAGGAGCTACTTCGATGGAACAAAGACCTGACCAAAGAACTGGACATCTCTGGAAGTACACCAATGCACTTCGCTGCATCAGCGGATGATCCTTCCCTcgattttttcctttttgttttcatGGCGAGGACCCTCGAATTTTACTCCTACGGCATCTACTTTGGCCCGGCAAAGTGCCTTGTCAAATTCTACGGGTGGTTGATGCTTCCACTCTACCAACTGGTGCAATCTGATCCGTCTTCAGCGTTTCAGCCCGACATCGACGGGTTGTTTCCGTTGCACGTTGCTGCCTCGGCAGGCAATCTGGTGGCTGTCATCATCTTGCTCACCGAGTGTGCTGGCTGCGCCGGCTTGCTCGATTCTCAGGGGAGAACCTTCCTTCATACTGCTGTTGAGAAGAAGAGAAGTACTATCGTGAAATTTGTGTGCATGAGACCAGACTTTAAGTCCATCCTGAATGTCCAGGACAACCAAGGGAACACTGCCCTCCACCTAGCTGTTCTTGGAGGAGATTTGTGCATATTCCAGGCTCTCATGAAGAACCGATATGTTCGCCTGAACTTGCCAAATGAAGAGGGAAACACCCCCATGGATCTTTCTGAGAGCAAAGCTCCTTCAGGATTTTATTTCGGGATG CATGCCCAGCGTAGGATACTCGGTACGCTAACTTTTGCAAACGCTCAGAACGGCAACTGTCGGCGCGATCGCTTTAAAGAAAAGCTCGTTCTCAAGCTAGACAAGGATGGAGAGTCGAAGAAGATAACGGAGTTTGCACAGATTGTCGGCATCTGCTCAGTGCTCGTCGCAACGGCGACATTCGCGGCGGTTTTCACAATGCCCGGCGGTTTCAGGAGCGACGAGAGCCGAGGTAATCTCAAGCTCGCTGGCGCACCAATGCCTGGTGGCCCCGAACTAACCGGCACCCCTATCATGGCCGGGAAATATGCTTTCGACGGGTTTGTCATCGCCAACACAATAGCATTCAGCTGCTCGACCATAGCCACCTTCAGTCTCGTCTACTGTGGTACAGCTGCTGTCGACATAGAGAAACGAATCAAGCTAGTCTCCTTCTCATTGGCATTGCTGAACGGATCCGCGAGAAGCTTCTGTGCCGCCTTCGCATTTGCCCTATATCTATTGCTTTCTCCAGTGGCCCGCGCCACTGCCATTGCGACCTGCGCCATGACAGCTCTGGTGTTGCTCGATGCACTTCGCTTTTTGTGGCTGCTATTCGTTGACGCAGCTATCGTCCTTAACAGAAAGGTAGGTGCGGCGCCATTGCTCAAGTTCGGGACAGCATTCATAGTAAACATGGTGTATCTGTTCTGGCCCTACATCGTACTCTTCGGCCTGTTGGGAAATCATGGAAACAGCATTGCGCGCCCATTGACTCATCTGTTGGGGTACGTATGA